A stretch of the Malus domestica chromosome 08, GDT2T_hap1 genome encodes the following:
- the LOC103428845 gene encoding EIN3-binding F-box protein 1-like — translation MSKLLGFSGKDDFCPGGIYTNPKEAGLLLSLGHHADVLFPPRKRSRISAPFIFSGGYFEKEVSINVLPDECLFEIFKRIPGGEERSACACVSKRWLNVLSNINRDEFSSNTTNQSFKSQDEVSGNKAEDQEVEGCGYLSRSLEGKKATDVRLAAIAVGTASRGGLGKLMIRGNNSVRGVTNLGLKAISHGCPSLRVLSLWNMSSIGDEGLCEIANRCHLLEKLDLSRCPAISDKGLIAIAKKCPNLTDVSLESCSNIGNEGLQAIGQCCPNLKSISIKNCHLVGDQGIVSLLSSISYVLTKVKLQALTISDVSLAVIGHYGNAVTDLVLTSLSNVTERGFWVMGNGQGLQKLKSFTVTSCQGVTDTGLEAVGKGCPNLKQFCLRKCLFVSDSGLVSFCKAAGSLESLHLEECHRITQFGLFGVLSTGGSKLKSLAFVSCLGLKDLNFGSPGVSPCQSLQSLSIRSCPGFGNVGLALLGKLCPQLQHVDFSGLESITDVGFLPLVENCEAGLVKVNLSGCVNLTDKVVSSMADLHGWTMEVLNLEGCRLVSDAGLAAIAGNCTLLSDLDVSRCAITNFGIASLAHADQLNLQMLSISGCPLVSDKSLPALVKMGQTLLGLNLQHCNAISSSTVDRLVEQLWRCDILS, via the exons ATGTCAAAGCTACTTGGCTTCTCCG GTAAAGATGATTTTTGCCCTGGGGGAATATACACAAACCCTAAAGAAGCTGGCCTCTTGTTGTCTCTTGGACATCATGCTGATGTCCTATTTCCTCCTCGCAAGAGGTCTCGCATCAGCGCCCCCTTCATTTTTAGCGGAGGATATTTTGAGAAGGAGGTGTCTATAAATGTTCTACCAGATGAGTGCCTCTTTGAAATCTTTAAACGGATTCCTGGAGGCGAGGAAAGGAGTGCTTGTGCATGCGTTTCCAAGCGGTGGCTTAATGTTTTAAGTAATATCAATAGGGATGAATTCAGCAGCAACACAACCAACCAATCTTTCAAGTCTCAGGATGAGGTCTCTGGAAATAAAGCTGAAGATCAGGAAGTTGAGGGTTGTGGATATCTTTCCAGGAGCTTGGAAGGAAAGAAGGCAACAGATGTTAGACTTGCTGCAATTGCTGTTGGAACTGCTAGTCGTGGTGGATTGGGAAAGCTTATGATCCGTGGAAACAATTCTGTTCGTGGGGTGACAAACCTTGGCCTTaaggcaatatcccatggctgtcCTTCTCTGAGGGTTCTTTCTTTGTGGAACATGTCCTCTATTGGAGATGAGGGCCTGTGCGAGATTGCTAACCGCTGTCATCTGTTAGAGAAGCTTGACCTCTCCCGGTGTCCTGCAATATCTGATAAGGGTTTGATTGCAATTGCCAAGAAGTGTCCTAATTTGACAGATGTATCACTTGAGTCTTGTTCCAACATTGGAAATGAAGGTCTTCAAGCAATTGGCCAGTGCTGCCCCAATCTCAAATCCATTTCAATCAAGAATTGCCATCTTGTTGGGGATCAGGGAATTGTTAGTTTGCTATCTTCAATCTCTTATGTCCTGACAAAGGTGAAGCTTCAGGCTTTGACCATCTCTGATGTGTCTCTTGCCGTTATTGGACACTATGGCAATGCTGTAACGGATCTTGTCCTTACCAGCCTCTCTAACGTGACTGAGAGGGGTTTCTGGGTCATGGGCAATGGTCAGGGACTGCAGAAGTTGAAGTCCTTCACTGTTACATCCTGTCAAGGTGTTACAGATACAGGTCTTGAAGCAGTAGGAAAAGGTTGCCCGAACTTGAAACAGTTTTGCCTTCGCAAATGTCTATTCGTATCTGACAGTGGGTTGGTATCGTTCTGCAAAGCAGCAGGATCTCTTGAGAGCCTTCATTTAGAGGAGTGCCACAGGATCACCCAATTTGGGCTTTTTGGTGTTCTTTCAACTGGTGGTTCAAAATTGAAGTCTCTGGCTTTTGTTTCCTGCCTGGGATTGAAGGATCTAAACTTTGGATCACCTGGGGTGTCTCCGTGCCAATCTCTTCAATCATTGTCGATTCGTAGCTGCCCTGGATTTGGGAACGttggcctggctcttttgggtaAACTTTGCCCTCAACTGCAGCATGTAGACTTCAGTGGTCTTGAGAGTATAACAGATGTTGGGTTTCTCCCACTGGTTGAGAACTGTGAGGCTGGCCTGGTAAAGGTTAATCTCAGCGGTTGTGTGAATCTAACAGACAAAGTGGTTTCATCCATGGCTGACCTACATGGTTGGACTATGGAAGTCCTAAACCTTGAAGGCTGTAGACTGGTCAGCGATGCAGGCTTGGCAGCTATTGCAGGGAACTGCACATTGCTTAGTGATCTTGACGTCTCAAGGTGTGCAATCACCAATTTTGGAATTGCATCCCTAGCCCATGCAGACCAGCTAAATCTGCAGATGCTCTCCATATCTGGGTGCCCTTTGGTATCTGACAAGAGTTTGCCTGCCTTGGTGAAAATGGGTCAGACCCTTCTTGGTTTGAATCTTCAGCATTGCAACGCAATCAGCAGCAGCACTGTTGACCGGCTCGTGGAGCAGCTGTGGCGTTGTGATATCCTTTCCTAG